A part of Aquaspirillum sp. LM1 genomic DNA contains:
- a CDS encoding DUF1843 domain-containing protein: protein MSSVGLFHVVYHTTPSVPGAVSLTLNLLVNTPARKITGHARLFQATNPPLDQQYDVFGSYTVIDILLQGAPMPIYLMNLTGHAHDACFVTTSFELQGKFEGGWQQGSVNYRYLEDGVWHQAAQTIQAQETVSHSPHRPIIPLYAAALQQASATGNLAELKQLAVTAQAQLDQSDDIRQALGQLNAHIAERENTVVSVPPYGVAVQQAIGSGDLAQLKQLAQQIEQQISQSAQLAPALAELKQHIGALDK from the coding sequence ATGTCTTCTGTCGGCCTGTTCCACGTTGTTTATCACACCACCCCCAGCGTTCCGGGTGCTGTCTCGCTCACCCTGAACCTGCTGGTTAACACCCCTGCCCGCAAAATCACCGGCCATGCCCGGCTGTTTCAAGCGACCAATCCGCCGCTGGACCAGCAATATGACGTCTTTGGCAGCTACACGGTAATCGACATCCTGCTTCAAGGCGCACCAATGCCGATCTACCTGATGAACCTGACTGGCCACGCCCACGACGCCTGCTTTGTCACAACTTCTTTCGAGTTGCAAGGCAAGTTTGAAGGCGGCTGGCAACAAGGTTCCGTCAACTATCGCTATTTGGAAGATGGCGTCTGGCACCAAGCGGCGCAAACCATCCAGGCGCAAGAAACCGTCAGCCATTCGCCCCACCGCCCGATCATTCCGCTGTATGCCGCTGCACTGCAACAAGCCAGCGCCACCGGCAACTTGGCAGAACTCAAGCAACTGGCCGTAACCGCCCAGGCTCAGTTGGACCAATCGGACGACATTCGTCAGGCGCTGGGCCAGCTTAATGCCCATATTGCCGAACGGGAAAACACCGTGGTTTCTGTTCCGCCTTACGGCGTGGCCGTGCAGCAAGCCATTGGCTCGGGCGATCTGGCCCAGCTGAAGCAACTGGCACAGCAAATTGAACAGCAAATCAGCCAGTCGGCCCAACTGGCTCCGGCGCTG